From a region of the Roseivirga sp. 4D4 genome:
- a CDS encoding MFS transporter gives MKARKVLLLFTMMLVGEGVFLLPFVVTRVFRPTFLKVFDITNLELGTAFSLYGIVAMISYFAGGPIADRYSPKKLLIVSLLVTALAGIIMAMIPSLATLTLLYGFWGLSTILLFWAGYIKAIRQFGGEESQGKSYGIVDGGRGLVAAIIASSSVLLLDAFLPSIVENASIDQLSNALSKIIFVFCGVVAASAVLVWYVFPKDDLEQVSTGQKLSLNGVKEVMKRRSIWLQAIILLCGYVGYKCTDDFGLYASDVFGYNDVNSAHIATISFWVRPIAAVAAGILGDKFGHSKITSLSFLILIAGSFVIATGLLRPGMELMIALTIASTSLGIYGLRGLYYALFQESKIPLSITGSAIGFVSVIGYTPDIFMGPLMGVILDNNPGALGHQYLFGLLAIFGLIGLFASILFRKTLS, from the coding sequence ATGAAGGCTAGAAAGGTACTCTTACTTTTTACCATGATGCTGGTTGGCGAGGGAGTTTTCCTTCTCCCATTTGTAGTCACAAGAGTCTTCAGGCCCACCTTTCTTAAAGTATTTGATATTACTAACCTTGAGTTGGGTACTGCCTTTTCATTGTATGGCATTGTGGCTATGATTTCTTATTTCGCTGGTGGACCGATTGCTGATCGGTACTCTCCAAAAAAGCTATTGATCGTTTCCCTATTGGTTACGGCACTAGCCGGAATTATCATGGCCATGATTCCATCACTTGCCACACTAACGCTTCTTTATGGCTTCTGGGGGCTCAGTACCATCCTACTTTTCTGGGCAGGTTATATCAAAGCAATCCGTCAGTTTGGAGGAGAAGAAAGTCAGGGCAAATCTTATGGAATTGTAGATGGTGGCAGAGGATTGGTAGCCGCCATAATTGCTTCAAGTTCTGTACTCCTCCTAGATGCCTTTTTGCCCTCGATTGTTGAAAATGCTTCCATCGATCAGCTATCAAATGCCCTCAGTAAAATCATCTTTGTCTTTTGTGGCGTTGTGGCGGCCAGCGCTGTCCTTGTTTGGTATGTGTTTCCCAAAGACGATCTGGAACAAGTATCTACCGGCCAAAAACTATCGCTGAATGGAGTCAAAGAGGTCATGAAAAGGAGGTCCATCTGGCTTCAGGCAATCATATTATTATGTGGCTATGTTGGCTATAAATGTACAGATGACTTTGGGCTCTACGCCAGTGATGTATTCGGTTATAATGATGTGAACTCTGCCCACATTGCAACCATCTCCTTTTGGGTACGACCCATTGCAGCAGTAGCTGCCGGTATCTTAGGAGATAAGTTTGGTCACTCAAAAATAACCTCCCTGAGTTTCTTAATTCTCATTGCAGGCAGCTTTGTTATTGCTACAGGCTTGCTTCGACCTGGCATGGAACTCATGATTGCACTAACCATTGCCTCCACTAGCCTTGGTATTTATGGCTTAAGAGGTTTGTATTATGCCCTCTTTCAAGAGTCAAAAATTCCGCTATCCATTACAGGCAGTGCCATCGGATTTGTTTCAGTAATCGGTTATACACCTGACATCTTTATGGGGCCACTTATGGGAGTGATTCTCGACAACAACCCTGGAGCCCTGGGCCATCAGTATCTGTTTGGATTATTGGCCATTTTCGGTTTGATAGGGCTATTCGCATCCATCCTTTTCAGAAAAACGCTCAGTTAA
- a CDS encoding TIGR04076 family protein: MSDTSKLREDQFELYDLKVVVEKIDGNCTCEMAIGDAFYLKGGKLSIPEGKNFCLYALQSTLPLLPAKQRKNHPADWMETDARVICPDPECKLVMRIDREASRVLNHDDVSPIEWDGLHSKNSEG, encoded by the coding sequence ATGAGCGATACTTCAAAACTGAGAGAAGACCAATTTGAGCTCTATGACTTAAAGGTGGTGGTCGAGAAAATTGATGGTAACTGTACTTGTGAGATGGCGATTGGCGATGCTTTCTATCTTAAAGGTGGAAAACTTTCTATCCCTGAGGGTAAAAACTTCTGTCTTTATGCTTTGCAATCCACACTCCCGCTCTTACCCGCCAAGCAAAGGAAAAACCATCCTGCCGACTGGATGGAAACAGATGCCCGAGTGATCTGCCCCGATCCTGAATGTAAACTTGTCATGCGGATCGACAGAGAAGCCTCAAGAGTCCTGAATCATGATGATGTAAGCCCAATCGAATGGGATGGATTGCATTCCAAGAATTCGGAGGGATAA
- a CDS encoding helix-turn-helix domain-containing protein — protein MSALFLFASLGVINGVLLSLYLLTKKGRHIVDIYFGGLILALCIRIGKSVLVHFDRDTDKLILQIGLSACLFIGPFFYLYAKSLKKNELHFKRADGFLLSTLLLAIIVIGLTFPYRTNPGFWNLYLVKGIYIVWAGFVAAGLYYTRSLFTKAFGDYGQLKADERYILGIALSVIFITITYQIALFVDGYTYIWGSIIFSISFYYLALRKLLGKQALTPKTTQAPLEEGAKLFENVEQFMVDRKPFINPKLKLDDLALQVGMSRHLLSRVLNEEYKHGFSHYVKAHRVNEAKQLIEVRHELSLEGIGFEAGFNSKSSFFEAFKKITHLTPSAYKKTLLPDQEVQKTPE, from the coding sequence ATGTCGGCCCTCTTTCTCTTTGCTAGCCTGGGAGTCATCAATGGAGTACTCTTAAGCCTATACCTTCTAACGAAAAAAGGGCGGCATATCGTGGATATCTATTTTGGTGGCTTAATCCTTGCCTTATGCATTCGGATTGGGAAGTCCGTTCTGGTACACTTCGATAGGGATACGGACAAACTCATCCTTCAAATCGGGCTTTCGGCCTGCCTTTTCATCGGTCCCTTTTTCTATCTATATGCCAAGTCACTGAAAAAGAATGAACTACACTTTAAACGAGCTGATGGTTTTCTGCTATCGACTTTGCTCCTCGCGATCATTGTTATCGGCCTTACTTTCCCTTATCGTACCAATCCAGGTTTTTGGAATCTGTATCTGGTCAAGGGAATCTATATTGTTTGGGCTGGCTTCGTAGCAGCTGGACTTTATTATACACGTTCACTTTTCACTAAAGCATTTGGCGACTATGGCCAACTCAAAGCAGATGAACGCTATATTTTGGGCATTGCGCTATCGGTTATCTTCATCACCATCACCTATCAAATAGCCCTATTTGTAGACGGCTATACTTACATCTGGGGCTCTATCATTTTTTCCATAAGCTTCTACTATTTGGCCTTGAGGAAGCTGTTAGGCAAACAAGCTTTAACGCCAAAAACCACCCAAGCTCCACTTGAAGAAGGTGCCAAGCTTTTCGAAAATGTGGAACAGTTTATGGTGGATCGGAAGCCTTTCATAAATCCAAAGCTAAAACTCGATGACTTAGCGCTTCAAGTAGGTATGTCACGGCATTTGTTATCGCGCGTTTTGAACGAAGAGTATAAACATGGCTTTTCACATTATGTAAAGGCGCACAGGGTCAATGAAGCGAAGCAACTTATAGAAGTAAGGCATGAGTTATCGCTGGAAGGAATTGGTTTCGAAGCTGGTTTCAACTCAAAATCCTCCTTTTTTGAGGCGTTCAAAAAAATCACCCACCTCACTCCTTCGGCCTACAAAAAGACCCTTCTTCCCGATCAGGAAGTCCAAAAAACTCCAGAATGA
- a CDS encoding PQQ-dependent sugar dehydrogenase — protein MKLNTLFTALLLIISLHLKGQSDQEQITSVLNDFIEGTSYNYPDKILSAFYPGTPMFLHNDADTVMIYSAERYASLYTRRPPGTRNKRYGKILSIDVVKDIASAKIETLIPSFDKQFIDLVLLKKIEGHWKIISKAATAWSIPKATPKPGKQVIMEGLNRPWSMAFLSEEEAIVAEKDGDILLVNLKEKTRESIQGLPKDVGRKILIDTVKHPNGVFPGPTHGQMHSFNAGWFQVLLDPEFKNNSYLYISYAAENEEKASTTKVIRGKLKGNQITQVETLFIADPYSHGLFHYGGGMIFGRDGKLYISVGERNFYEHLNPKIPVAQDISDKRGKIIRINPDGSIPEDNPDFGKDAIPGLYATGIRAAQGLALDPKTGKIWFSEHGTIQGDELNILSPKANYGWPNRTSGGYRTKGYEPYEIPGTEYTDPKYFWQHTIAPTGLNFYNGLEFPLWGGNIILPGLSRGNLWRIIIENDEVIGTEELFINDRVRLRKAEVSPDGQLYLLTDEENGKILRVVNTNK, from the coding sequence ATGAAACTCAATACACTTTTTACAGCACTCCTACTGATCATTAGTCTACATCTAAAAGGACAAAGTGATCAAGAGCAAATCACTTCGGTACTTAATGATTTTATTGAGGGAACTAGTTACAATTACCCAGATAAAATTCTCAGTGCGTTTTACCCGGGTACGCCTATGTTTCTGCATAATGATGCGGATACAGTTATGATCTATTCTGCTGAACGCTATGCATCACTGTATACCCGAAGGCCTCCCGGCACGAGAAACAAGAGGTACGGAAAAATCCTCTCCATTGATGTGGTAAAAGATATTGCCTCAGCGAAAATTGAAACCCTCATTCCTTCATTTGACAAGCAATTTATTGATCTGGTGCTCCTAAAGAAAATCGAAGGACACTGGAAAATCATCTCGAAGGCCGCCACCGCCTGGTCCATACCTAAGGCTACACCTAAACCTGGTAAACAAGTGATCATGGAAGGTCTGAACCGACCTTGGAGCATGGCTTTCCTCTCAGAGGAAGAGGCCATTGTGGCTGAGAAGGATGGAGATATACTTCTGGTCAACTTAAAGGAGAAAACTCGAGAAAGTATTCAAGGGCTCCCCAAAGATGTGGGAAGAAAAATCCTGATAGACACGGTGAAACACCCCAATGGAGTTTTTCCGGGCCCTACCCATGGTCAAATGCACAGCTTTAATGCTGGGTGGTTTCAAGTGCTCCTTGACCCTGAGTTCAAAAACAATAGCTACCTCTACATTTCTTATGCTGCAGAAAATGAGGAGAAGGCCAGTACCACCAAGGTAATTCGAGGTAAACTAAAAGGGAATCAGATCACGCAAGTTGAGACCTTGTTTATAGCTGATCCATATTCTCATGGCCTTTTTCACTACGGAGGTGGAATGATTTTCGGTCGCGATGGGAAGCTCTATATCTCCGTTGGAGAGCGAAATTTCTATGAACACCTCAACCCAAAAATCCCTGTAGCTCAGGATATTTCGGATAAAAGAGGGAAAATCATAAGAATCAACCCCGATGGCTCCATCCCCGAAGACAATCCAGATTTTGGAAAAGATGCTATTCCGGGGCTATACGCTACGGGCATCAGAGCTGCGCAAGGCTTGGCTTTAGATCCTAAAACAGGAAAGATTTGGTTTAGCGAACATGGCACGATTCAAGGAGATGAGCTAAACATACTATCACCAAAAGCCAATTACGGCTGGCCCAATAGAACCAGTGGTGGGTATAGGACCAAAGGCTACGAACCCTATGAAATTCCAGGTACTGAATATACTGACCCTAAGTACTTCTGGCAGCACACCATTGCCCCAACAGGCCTTAACTTCTACAATGGTTTGGAGTTTCCTCTATGGGGAGGAAACATCATATTACCCGGGTTAAGCAGGGGGAATTTATGGCGAATCATCATTGAAAACGATGAAGTAATCGGCACAGAAGAGCTCTTTATCAATGACAGAGTGAGGTTGAGAAAAGCAGAAGTATCGCCAGACGGTCAGCTTTACCTTTTGACAGATGAAGAGAATGGAAAAATACTCCGAGTAGTAAACACCAATAAATAA
- a CDS encoding beta-N-acetylhexosaminidase produces the protein MRKVTLLCLSTIISLGTLANDLDKYLINPPQKLSIEDGCYSNIHLQASQLRNFVLSLRKVDLLGEISIAQPIDSKVSFDFSLDSINLPQQGYELDIQGSEMHIKGHSFSALYYAKQTILQLLEYSINENKPLPCLSIKDWPDFERRGYMLDISRDKVPTMESLYQLIDQLSDWKINELQLYTEHTFAYQDHKVVWENSSPLTAEEIQALDAYCKARYIDLVPNQNSFGHMENWLKHDEYLDLAECPEDCQTAWGKRKRTSLDPTNPKSLELMKSLYAEVLPNFSSQFFNIGGDETVELCEGKAKAECEKIGKGQVYLNYLKKLNNEANQLGFKTQFWGDIILNHPELISELPKDMTALVWGYQDDHPFDEQLPKFKDAGIDFYVCPGTSSWRSIIGRNKNAFGNLKNAALTGKENGAKGYLNTNWGDYGHWQPLSTIYPSILIGASYAWNYTDSTLQHLEFQLNQYVFKDKTGNTAKAVLQLGNAYLDTKIPKGNANAFHLLLRRYLWTMQGNYQTKVLTIENLEKARETILQAIDLLKKGQPTSYDAEFINTELKQAAALAMHGIDLGIARLKTEDFQTKSIPAEKREELSNALRPLIAKHKELWLMRNRPGGRSDSAAKLEDILTFYKDDQ, from the coding sequence ATGCGAAAGGTCACTCTACTCTGTCTAAGTACAATAATTTCTCTTGGCACCCTTGCTAATGACTTGGACAAATACTTAATCAACCCGCCTCAGAAATTAAGTATTGAAGACGGCTGTTACTCGAACATCCACCTACAAGCCAGTCAACTAAGGAATTTCGTGCTTTCTCTTAGGAAAGTTGACCTATTGGGTGAAATCTCAATTGCTCAGCCTATTGACTCAAAGGTTTCTTTTGACTTTAGCCTTGACTCCATTAACCTACCTCAACAAGGTTATGAGCTCGACATTCAGGGAAGTGAGATGCATATAAAAGGGCATAGTTTTTCTGCTTTATATTATGCCAAACAGACCATACTTCAACTTTTAGAATATTCCATCAATGAGAACAAACCCCTACCCTGTTTAAGCATCAAAGACTGGCCAGATTTTGAAAGAAGAGGCTATATGCTGGACATCAGCCGTGATAAAGTTCCTACCATGGAAAGCTTATACCAGCTGATTGATCAACTTTCTGATTGGAAAATCAATGAGCTTCAGCTTTACACTGAACACACCTTTGCTTATCAGGATCATAAAGTAGTATGGGAGAATTCCAGCCCGCTGACTGCTGAGGAAATACAAGCACTGGATGCTTATTGCAAAGCCAGGTACATTGATCTGGTTCCTAACCAGAATTCCTTCGGACATATGGAAAACTGGTTAAAACATGATGAATACCTTGATTTAGCCGAGTGCCCAGAGGACTGCCAAACGGCTTGGGGGAAAAGAAAAAGAACGAGTCTTGACCCAACAAACCCAAAGTCGCTAGAGCTAATGAAATCTCTCTATGCCGAAGTATTACCCAATTTCTCGAGTCAGTTTTTCAACATTGGTGGAGATGAGACAGTGGAACTCTGTGAAGGAAAAGCCAAAGCCGAGTGTGAAAAAATTGGTAAGGGGCAGGTGTATCTAAACTACCTCAAAAAGCTGAATAATGAGGCTAATCAACTCGGCTTTAAAACTCAGTTTTGGGGTGACATTATCTTAAACCACCCGGAACTCATTAGTGAATTACCAAAGGACATGACGGCATTGGTTTGGGGTTACCAAGACGATCATCCATTTGATGAACAGCTGCCCAAGTTCAAGGATGCTGGGATCGACTTTTATGTTTGCCCGGGCACTTCATCATGGCGTTCAATCATAGGCAGAAATAAGAATGCCTTCGGGAACCTCAAAAATGCTGCGCTCACTGGTAAAGAGAATGGAGCAAAAGGATACCTGAATACCAACTGGGGAGATTATGGTCATTGGCAACCCCTATCAACGATCTATCCTAGCATTCTGATTGGTGCAAGCTATGCCTGGAATTACACCGATAGCACTCTACAACACTTGGAATTCCAGTTGAACCAATATGTATTTAAAGACAAGACTGGCAATACTGCCAAGGCTGTCTTACAACTGGGAAACGCTTACCTTGACACGAAAATACCTAAGGGCAATGCCAATGCTTTTCACTTACTTTTGAGACGTTACCTATGGACCATGCAGGGAAACTATCAAACCAAGGTCTTGACAATAGAAAACTTGGAAAAAGCACGTGAGACAATACTCCAGGCAATTGACTTACTCAAGAAAGGTCAACCAACATCATATGATGCTGAATTTATCAATACTGAACTCAAACAAGCAGCCGCTTTAGCCATGCATGGTATTGACTTGGGTATTGCTAGGCTCAAAACCGAAGACTTTCAGACCAAAAGTATTCCAGCAGAAAAAAGAGAAGAATTAAGTAATGCCCTCAGACCATTAATTGCAAAACATAAAGAACTCTGGCTGATGCGAAACCGCCCAGGAGGTCGATCAGACTCAGCGGCTAAACTGGAAGATATTCTCACCTTTTATAAAGATGATCAATAA
- a CDS encoding aldo/keto reductase has protein sequence MDRIEIRPGYSISKVIKGGWHLAGGHGKIDEQQAIEDMHAFVEAGITTFDCADIYTGVEELIGKFLKKYTPAIASGELAPVQVHTKYVPDYNALSTLTLDDTTKIIDRSLKRLGVERLDLVQFSWWDYQFDNYVGTALHLAELQKQGKIRYIGVTNFDAQHLREILEAGVDVVSNQVQYSILDHRPESDMEALAKEKNIPFLCYGTVAGGFLSNRYLNSPDPKEPLENRSLIKYRLIIDEFGGYKKFQEALELLNDIAQKHGVSIAEVASQYILQKPMVAGVIIGARNKSHLQRLEQLTQFQLSTDDVFGIREFISHCPGPKGPVYDLERDKEGKHGRIMRYNLNDA, from the coding sequence ATGGATAGGATTGAAATTAGGCCCGGCTATTCCATTTCTAAAGTGATTAAAGGTGGATGGCATCTGGCTGGTGGGCACGGCAAGATCGATGAGCAACAGGCCATTGAAGATATGCATGCCTTTGTAGAAGCGGGCATAACCACCTTCGACTGCGCTGATATCTATACAGGAGTAGAAGAACTGATCGGAAAATTCCTCAAAAAGTATACCCCAGCTATCGCATCGGGAGAATTGGCTCCAGTTCAAGTCCACACTAAGTATGTTCCTGATTATAATGCGCTTTCAACACTGACGCTTGACGACACTACCAAAATCATTGACAGATCTTTAAAACGTTTGGGGGTTGAGCGATTGGATCTGGTACAATTCTCATGGTGGGATTATCAATTCGACAATTATGTTGGAACAGCCTTACACCTGGCTGAACTTCAAAAGCAAGGGAAAATCAGATATATCGGTGTAACGAACTTTGATGCTCAGCACTTGAGAGAGATTCTTGAAGCTGGTGTTGATGTCGTTTCCAACCAAGTTCAATATTCTATTCTGGATCATCGGCCCGAAAGCGACATGGAAGCGCTTGCCAAAGAGAAAAACATTCCCTTTCTCTGCTACGGAACGGTAGCCGGAGGTTTTCTGAGCAACAGATACTTAAATAGTCCTGATCCAAAAGAACCGCTTGAAAACAGGTCCTTGATTAAGTACCGTTTGATTATTGACGAGTTTGGAGGCTATAAAAAATTCCAAGAGGCGCTGGAATTGCTAAATGATATCGCCCAAAAACATGGTGTTAGCATTGCCGAAGTGGCCAGCCAATACATTCTGCAAAAACCAATGGTAGCGGGTGTGATTATCGGAGCTCGGAATAAAAGTCATTTACAACGATTGGAACAACTCACCCAATTTCAATTGAGTACTGATGATGTCTTTGGCATAAGAGAATTTATTTCACATTGCCCCGGACCCAAAGGTCCAGTTTACGACCTTGAACGTGACAAAGAGGGAAAACATGGTCGTATTATGCGCTATAACCTGAATGATGCCTAG
- a CDS encoding Na+/H+ antiporter NhaC family protein, which produces MDLDTSDKERSLSFYGGIWGTILPFLVFITGVIIIALSGAPDEKGFWPVLIVAMALGLLLAKDRKAYSETIIDGMSNRIVMVMIIAWILASTIGILMQITGFVDSLIWVSEKLDLHGGAFAMATFVICCIVSLSTGSSFATILICAPLLYPTGGQIGVHLPTLAGAIIGGATVGDFVAPISDTTIVSALSQKAEMGPTVRSRIKYILPVALLALIAYGLSAGASISIYNKSPWTVGGSLDGLPMLLIPVLIIFLFLKGKHLFVGLISGLMFGIALGLSLGLLPMDQLISLDLENFTAKSFIIDGINRAVGISFFTILLMGLVATLKASGLIKQLVDYAAERSSTKRQAEYWISGTISAAVLLTTHSAVAILMVSEFANKTGEKMGISNIRRANLLSLVACTFPFLLPYFIPVILMTNMSNSGEAFGVPSVSPLEVGLHNFVSWALLVMVIIVVIFGYGRKEKAKQK; this is translated from the coding sequence ATGGACTTAGATACATCAGATAAAGAAAGATCATTAAGCTTTTATGGCGGCATTTGGGGCACAATCCTACCCTTCCTGGTTTTTATTACTGGCGTAATCATCATTGCCTTATCGGGTGCACCAGACGAAAAGGGTTTTTGGCCAGTACTGATTGTGGCGATGGCCCTGGGGCTATTGCTGGCCAAGGATCGAAAAGCGTATTCTGAAACGATTATCGATGGTATGTCCAACAGAATTGTGATGGTGATGATCATCGCCTGGATTCTAGCTTCAACCATCGGCATACTCATGCAAATCACTGGCTTTGTAGATTCCTTGATCTGGGTTTCAGAAAAACTAGATTTACATGGTGGCGCATTTGCCATGGCTACCTTTGTCATTTGTTGTATTGTATCACTTTCCACTGGTTCAAGTTTTGCAACCATTCTAATCTGTGCTCCACTGCTCTATCCCACTGGTGGCCAAATAGGCGTTCATTTACCTACTTTAGCTGGGGCTATCATTGGAGGGGCTACAGTGGGTGACTTTGTTGCGCCAATATCTGATACAACAATAGTAAGTGCCTTAAGCCAAAAGGCAGAAATGGGCCCTACGGTCCGTAGTAGAATCAAGTACATTCTTCCCGTAGCGCTATTGGCGCTGATTGCCTATGGGCTCAGCGCTGGTGCATCAATTAGCATTTACAACAAAAGTCCATGGACTGTAGGTGGTAGCCTTGACGGCCTGCCGATGCTATTGATTCCTGTATTGATCATCTTTCTCTTCCTAAAAGGTAAGCACCTGTTCGTAGGCCTTATCAGTGGCTTAATGTTTGGGATAGCCTTGGGGCTAAGCTTGGGTTTGCTACCCATGGACCAACTCATTTCCTTAGATCTGGAAAATTTTACTGCCAAGAGCTTCATCATCGATGGTATTAACCGAGCAGTCGGTATTAGCTTCTTTACCATTTTACTGATGGGCCTCGTGGCCACTTTAAAAGCGAGTGGATTAATCAAACAACTAGTCGATTATGCTGCTGAAAGAAGCAGTACCAAGCGTCAGGCTGAATACTGGATTTCAGGCACTATCAGTGCTGCAGTATTGCTAACCACTCATAGTGCCGTGGCCATCTTAATGGTCTCAGAGTTTGCTAACAAAACAGGTGAGAAAATGGGCATTTCAAATATCAGGCGAGCCAATCTCCTGAGCCTTGTTGCCTGCACCTTCCCATTTTTACTCCCCTACTTTATTCCTGTAATACTGATGACCAACATGTCGAATTCCGGTGAAGCTTTTGGTGTGCCTTCTGTATCTCCTCTGGAAGTAGGCCTCCATAATTTCGTTTCCTGGGCCTTATTGGTGATGGTCATCATAGTAGTTATATTCGGTTACGGACGAAAAGAAAAAGCGAAGCAGAAATGA
- a CDS encoding NAD(P)-dependent alcohol dehydrogenase, protein MKSYVRKTYGGPEVLELTELSTPVPKPNEVLIQIKSASINPADWRILRADPFLIRAGHGLLKPKFSHLGSDVSGIVVSLGTSATKWKVGDEVVSDIMGSGMGAYGEYVAVPEDILVRKPSNVSFDEAAAVPIAGLTAYQGLLKYGKLEKGQNVLINGASGGVGTYAVQIAKHIGANVTAICSAKNEEFVLALGADKVIAYDKEDYRITTTQFDLIMDNVGNCSVKDAKSMLKPKGIALLVGWGGFGHMLRFMSQGAIASKTSGRTFMGIAAKLDTADLEALMELLSSQAIRSVIDKSFPMDDLTKAIILQEKGRTKGKIVVHN, encoded by the coding sequence ATGAAATCATACGTTAGAAAAACCTACGGGGGTCCGGAAGTTCTGGAACTCACAGAACTCTCTACCCCTGTTCCCAAGCCAAATGAGGTTTTAATCCAGATAAAGTCTGCTTCGATTAACCCCGCTGACTGGCGAATTTTAAGAGCCGACCCATTTCTTATTCGCGCTGGCCATGGTCTCCTTAAGCCCAAATTCTCTCACTTGGGGAGTGACGTCTCTGGCATTGTAGTATCTCTGGGTACCTCTGCCACAAAGTGGAAAGTGGGCGATGAAGTGGTTAGTGACATTATGGGCAGCGGAATGGGCGCTTACGGAGAGTATGTAGCCGTACCGGAAGATATACTGGTCAGAAAGCCCTCGAACGTATCATTTGATGAGGCGGCTGCAGTACCCATTGCCGGATTGACAGCCTATCAAGGCCTTCTCAAATATGGTAAGCTGGAAAAAGGTCAAAACGTACTGATCAACGGTGCTTCGGGAGGGGTTGGTACCTATGCTGTGCAAATTGCAAAACATATAGGAGCTAATGTAACAGCCATTTGTAGTGCAAAAAACGAAGAATTCGTGCTAGCACTCGGTGCGGACAAGGTGATCGCATATGACAAAGAGGATTATCGTATTACTACTACTCAGTTCGATTTAATAATGGACAATGTTGGGAATTGTTCTGTCAAAGACGCTAAGTCAATGTTAAAGCCAAAGGGCATTGCTTTACTTGTAGGCTGGGGTGGTTTCGGTCATATGCTCCGCTTCATGAGTCAGGGTGCGATAGCCAGCAAAACGAGTGGAAGGACCTTTATGGGAATAGCAGCTAAACTGGACACCGCAGATCTGGAAGCATTAATGGAACTCTTGTCAAGTCAAGCCATTCGATCGGTCATCGATAAATCCTTCCCTATGGACGATCTCACCAAGGCCATTATCCTTCAGGAAAAAGGAAGAACAAAAGGTAAAATTGTTGTCCATAATTAG
- a CDS encoding helix-turn-helix transcriptional regulator has translation MAKHKISNKIRTLRFMKDEMTQQQLAEQVDVTRQTIVAIEKGKYSPSLELAFRIAQVFEVPLHEVFSYDDQEAS, from the coding sequence ATGGCTAAGCACAAAATTTCAAATAAAATCAGAACGCTGCGCTTCATGAAAGATGAGATGACACAGCAACAACTCGCTGAACAAGTGGACGTCACTCGTCAAACCATTGTAGCCATTGAAAAAGGTAAGTACTCACCTTCACTGGAACTCGCTTTTCGAATTGCTCAGGTATTCGAAGTACCCTTACACGAAGTATTCTCCTATGACGATCAGGAGGCTTCATAA